A genomic region of Zea mays cultivar B73 chromosome 6, Zm-B73-REFERENCE-NAM-5.0, whole genome shotgun sequence contains the following coding sequences:
- the LOC100283236 gene encoding dnaJ domain containing protein isoform X3 — protein MIAVASSFPSRAHAAPFGSGTLPPPSTRRSTSLRHPRVSALGGGLEGEPGKILDPRATPFQILGLDAAAGYSAAELKAAFRARVKEFHPDVCKDPENADLIMRRVIEAYQMLSGNQEMMFERNNVDPFDEPECEARDIFVNELLCIGTDDTGTARAISQGNGEDDLVQLAVGQCPRKCIYYVTPCQRTILEDVLASSSGFPPFKSEVRE, from the exons ATGATCGCCGTCGCATCGTCCTTCCCCTCGCGCGCCCACGCGGCTCCGTTCGGCTCGGGGACACTGCCACCGCCGTCTACGCGGCGCAGCACGTCCCTCCGCCACCCGCGCGTCTCGGCGCTCGGTGGAGGCCTCGAAGGAGAGCCGGGGAAGATACTGGATCCGCGCGCCACGCCGTTCCAGATCCTCGGCCTCGACGCCGCCGCCGGCTACTCCGCCGCCGAACTCAAGGCCGCCTTTCGCGCCCGG GTTAAGGAATTCCATCCTGATGTTTGCAAGGACCCAGAAAATGCAGATTTAATAATGAGGCGAGTGATCGAGGCCTATCAG ATGTTATCTGGCAACCAAGAAATGATGTTTGAAAG GAACAATGTTGACCCATTTGATGAACCTGAGTGTGAAGCTCGTGACATATTTGTCAATGAACTTCTATGCATTGGCACTG ATGATACTGGTACAGCTCGTGCAATATCTCAAG GTAATGGAGAAGATGATCTTGTTCAGCTCGCTGTTGGGCAGTGTCCAAGAAAGTGCATATACTATGTGACGCCTTGCCAACGCACTATTTTGGAGGATGTTCTTGCTAG CAGTTCTGGATTCCCTCCTTTCAAAAGCGAAGTTCGAGAATAA
- the LOC100283236 gene encoding dnaJ domain containing protein, producing MIAVASSFPSRAHAAPFGSGTLPPPSTRRSTSLRHPRVSALGGGLEGEPGKILDPRATPFQILGLDAAAGYSAAELKAAFRARVKEFHPDVCKDPENADLIMRRVIEAYQMLSGNQEMMFERNNVDPFDEPECEARDIFVNELLCIGTGCPYSCVKRAPHVFSFSDDTGTARAISQGNGEDDLVQLAVGQCPRKCIYYVTPCQRTILEDVLASVLMVPYDLAEAAVLDSLLSKAKFENNRYKKPQRGAKSSSDYVDWM from the exons ATGATCGCCGTCGCATCGTCCTTCCCCTCGCGCGCCCACGCGGCTCCGTTCGGCTCGGGGACACTGCCACCGCCGTCTACGCGGCGCAGCACGTCCCTCCGCCACCCGCGCGTCTCGGCGCTCGGTGGAGGCCTCGAAGGAGAGCCGGGGAAGATACTGGATCCGCGCGCCACGCCGTTCCAGATCCTCGGCCTCGACGCCGCCGCCGGCTACTCCGCCGCCGAACTCAAGGCCGCCTTTCGCGCCCGG GTTAAGGAATTCCATCCTGATGTTTGCAAGGACCCAGAAAATGCAGATTTAATAATGAGGCGAGTGATCGAGGCCTATCAG ATGTTATCTGGCAACCAAGAAATGATGTTTGAAAG GAACAATGTTGACCCATTTGATGAACCTGAGTGTGAAGCTCGTGACATATTTGTCAATGAACTTCTATGCATTGGCACTG GATGTCCATATTCTTGTGTTAAAAGGGCACCTCATGTATTTTCATTTTCAGATGATACTGGTACAGCTCGTGCAATATCTCAAG GTAATGGAGAAGATGATCTTGTTCAGCTCGCTGTTGGGCAGTGTCCAAGAAAGTGCATATACTATGTGACGCCTTGCCAACGCACTATTTTGGAGGATGTTCTTGCTAG TGTGTTGATGGTGCCTTACGATCTTGCTGAAGCAGCAGTTCTGGATTCCCTCCTTTCAAAAGCGAAGTTCGAGAATAACAGGTATAAGAAGCCCCAAAGAGGAGCAAAATCATCCTCCGATTATGTTGATTGGATGTGA
- the LOC100283236 gene encoding dnaJ domain containing protein isoform X2, with protein MIAVASSFPSRAHAAPFGSGTLPPPSTRRSTSLRHPRVSALGGGLEGEPGKILDPRATPFQILGLDAAAGYSAAELKAAFRARVKEFHPDVCKDPENADLIMRRVIEAYQMLSGNQEMMFERNNVDPFDEPECEARDIFVNELLCIGTGCPYSCVKRAPHVFSFSDDTGTARAISQGNGEDDLVQLAVGQCPRKCIYYVTPCQRTILEDVLASSSGFPPFKSEVRE; from the exons ATGATCGCCGTCGCATCGTCCTTCCCCTCGCGCGCCCACGCGGCTCCGTTCGGCTCGGGGACACTGCCACCGCCGTCTACGCGGCGCAGCACGTCCCTCCGCCACCCGCGCGTCTCGGCGCTCGGTGGAGGCCTCGAAGGAGAGCCGGGGAAGATACTGGATCCGCGCGCCACGCCGTTCCAGATCCTCGGCCTCGACGCCGCCGCCGGCTACTCCGCCGCCGAACTCAAGGCCGCCTTTCGCGCCCGG GTTAAGGAATTCCATCCTGATGTTTGCAAGGACCCAGAAAATGCAGATTTAATAATGAGGCGAGTGATCGAGGCCTATCAG ATGTTATCTGGCAACCAAGAAATGATGTTTGAAAG GAACAATGTTGACCCATTTGATGAACCTGAGTGTGAAGCTCGTGACATATTTGTCAATGAACTTCTATGCATTGGCACTG GATGTCCATATTCTTGTGTTAAAAGGGCACCTCATGTATTTTCATTTTCAGATGATACTGGTACAGCTCGTGCAATATCTCAAG GTAATGGAGAAGATGATCTTGTTCAGCTCGCTGTTGGGCAGTGTCCAAGAAAGTGCATATACTATGTGACGCCTTGCCAACGCACTATTTTGGAGGATGTTCTTGCTAG CAGTTCTGGATTCCCTCCTTTCAAAAGCGAAGTTCGAGAATAA
- the LOC100283236 gene encoding dnaJ domain containing protein isoform X1, which produces MIAVASSFPSRAHAAPFGSGTLPPPSTRRSTSLRHPRVSALGGGLEGEPGKILDPRATPFQILGLDAAAGYSAAELKAAFRARVKEFHPDVCKDPENADLIMRRVIEAYQMLSGNQEMMFERNNVDPFDEPECEARDIFVNELLCIGTDDTGTARAISQGNGEDDLVQLAVGQCPRKCIYYVTPCQRTILEDVLASVLMVPYDLAEAAVLDSLLSKAKFENNRYKKPQRGAKSSSDYVDWM; this is translated from the exons ATGATCGCCGTCGCATCGTCCTTCCCCTCGCGCGCCCACGCGGCTCCGTTCGGCTCGGGGACACTGCCACCGCCGTCTACGCGGCGCAGCACGTCCCTCCGCCACCCGCGCGTCTCGGCGCTCGGTGGAGGCCTCGAAGGAGAGCCGGGGAAGATACTGGATCCGCGCGCCACGCCGTTCCAGATCCTCGGCCTCGACGCCGCCGCCGGCTACTCCGCCGCCGAACTCAAGGCCGCCTTTCGCGCCCGG GTTAAGGAATTCCATCCTGATGTTTGCAAGGACCCAGAAAATGCAGATTTAATAATGAGGCGAGTGATCGAGGCCTATCAG ATGTTATCTGGCAACCAAGAAATGATGTTTGAAAG GAACAATGTTGACCCATTTGATGAACCTGAGTGTGAAGCTCGTGACATATTTGTCAATGAACTTCTATGCATTGGCACTG ATGATACTGGTACAGCTCGTGCAATATCTCAAG GTAATGGAGAAGATGATCTTGTTCAGCTCGCTGTTGGGCAGTGTCCAAGAAAGTGCATATACTATGTGACGCCTTGCCAACGCACTATTTTGGAGGATGTTCTTGCTAG TGTGTTGATGGTGCCTTACGATCTTGCTGAAGCAGCAGTTCTGGATTCCCTCCTTTCAAAAGCGAAGTTCGAGAATAACAGGTATAAGAAGCCCCAAAGAGGAGCAAAATCATCCTCCGATTATGTTGATTGGATGTGA
- the LOC103631512 gene encoding protein TRAUCO, with amino-acid sequence MSVSRLMVATMGGGSRGSNPRPNAGGEEEFLLVPATRLAAERSDDAPDQPVLLSRVFKSERIELSEDRLTAASTKGFRMVRATRGVAAGAWYFEVKVVHLGPTGHTRLGWATNKADLQTPVGFDAYGFGYRDVDGAKVTKAWRDKYADEGYGEGDVLGFYISLPDGERYEPKQPDLIQYKGMPFHVQVPKEEQKTPDPVPGTLF; translated from the exons AGGCTCCAACCCCAGGCCCAACGCCGGCGGCGAGGAGGAGTTCCTCCTCGTCCCCGCGACCCGCCTCGCCGCCGAGCGCTCCGACGACGCGCCCGACCAGCCTGTGCTTCTCTCCCGCGTCTTCAAGTCCGAGCGCATCGAGCTCTCGGAGGAccgcctcaccgcggccagcaccAAGGGCTTCCGCATGGTGCGCGCGACCCGCGGCGTTGCGGCAGGGGCGTGGTACTTCGAGGTCAAGGTCGTGCACCTCGGCCCCACCGGCCACACCCGCCTTGGATGGGCCACCAACAAGGCTGACCTCCAGACGCCCGTCGGCTTCGACGCCTATGGGTTTGGGTACCGTGACGTCGATGGCGCCAAGGTGACTAAGGCTTGGAGGGACAAGTACGCTGATGAAGGGTACGGGGAAGGAGATGTCCTGGGGTTCTACATTTCTCTGCCTGATGGGGAGCGGTATGAACCGAAGCAGCCTGACCTGATTCAGTACAAGGGAATGCCTTTTCACGTCCAAGTCCCCAAGGAGGAGCAGAAGACGCCGGATCCTGTCCCTG GTACCCTCTTCTGA